In the genome of Calliopsis andreniformis isolate RMS-2024a chromosome 10, iyCalAndr_principal, whole genome shotgun sequence, one region contains:
- the LOC143185087 gene encoding uncharacterized protein LOC143185087, producing MAKQVDKRHNSEEDNIELGKLREMAKVASIYHRTKEKFQRNPNLSHVVHASLNLTQFINGLVIEIFHHVHHSVIRGLREKDPSIPPVPEERNPLFYVYPICMTASIVFAAIWLFTKIFMEKPEIILAGCFTAAFLMFLMGVMEMKHVDKYIDLTEVSDAELLNHPIFIHNFVMCLLSIFSMTMYLLQGWLVFDYWRSTKEQRNISDVSNDLQVSDSSAATDIIQVLESRQKVSERESKGKEVRGELDPIASFEKFPSLSAIRLPKSVSVEDEPVILYCCFVDCFNYIKHEYFTYRPIHEFQVVHIM from the exons ATGGCTAAACAGGTGGACAAGAGACATAACAGCGAGGAAGATAACATCGAGTTGGGAAAACTGCGTGAGATGGCAAAAGTTGCTAGCATTTATCACAGAACTAAAGAAAAATTTCAGAGAAACCCGAATCTTTCTCACGTTGTCCACGCTAGCTTGAACCTTACTCAATTC ATTAATGGTCTCGTCATAGAAATTTTCCACCACGTTCATCATTCTGTGATCAGAGGTCTTCGAGAAAAAGATCCTTCCATCCCCCCAGTGCCTGAAGAAAGAAATCCACTTTTCTATGTGTATCCAATATGTATGACTGCGAGTATAGTGTTTGCAGCCATCTGGCTTTTCACGAAAATATTCATGGAAAAACCCGAAATT ATTCTAGCGGGATGTTTTACCGCAGCTTTCTTAATGTTTCTAATGGGAGTAATGGAGATGAAGCACGTCGACAAATACATCGATTTGACCGAAGTCAGTGACGCAGAATTGTTAAACCATCCCATTTTCATTCACAACTTTGTCATGTGCTTGTTGTCAATCTTTAGCATGACTATGTACCTGCTACAAGGTTGGCTGGTATTCGACTACTGGCGTTCG ACGAAAGAACAAAGAAATATCAGCGATGTGTCTAATGATTTGCAAGTGTCAGATTCCAGTGCAGCCACTGATATAATTCAGGTCCTTGAGTCTCGGCAAAAGGTTagcgagcgtgaaagtaaagggaaAGAGGTACGTGGTGAACTGGATCCAATAGCAAGCTTTGAAAAATTCCCTTCCTTATCAGCAATAAGATTACCGAAGTCAGTG AGTGTCGAGGATGAGCCTGTGATATTGTATTGTTGCTTCGTTGATTGTTTTAACTATATAAAACATGAATACTTCACATATAGACCTATACACGAATTCCAAGTGGTTCATATAATGTAA